From Dethiobacter alkaliphilus AHT 1, a single genomic window includes:
- the polA gene encoding DNA polymerase I: MKEKGTFLIIDGSSLLYRAFFALPLLQTRQGLYTNAVYGFTSMLLKVLDEEKPDYAVVAFDKAAPTFRHKEYSEYKGKRDKTPGELNEQISHVREVLAALHIPIVETEGYEADDLIGTMAKNARDIDIRPLIVSGDADIFQLVDIPAEVIYTKRGITQVERYNEDKLQERYGLTAEQYIDFKGLKGDPSDNIPGVPGVGEKTAIKLLKQFGTLEKIYENMDELKGKLRENLTQYKEQAFLSKRLATIVKDVPMEESIKDFARQEPDSDELRRLFEQLEFKSLLEKLPADGESEETKQKETAEPSYLVEGEEGYAELRAAMEKATKVAVLVLPVGVSWQEKPEGFSVAVADKTYYLPITGENELSKIMELLTGHQALTVVYDAKTWHNLSAVASDTAVFDVSLAAYLLDPLENGYPPQKLAARYLDRILPEEPKKKKGEAVCNRDFSCAAVRTLYDLYPLLDEKLKEASLDHLYEDLELPLAYTLARMERTGVAVDLQALDAMKTEFRERIGALEQEIYSLAGEEFNLNSPKQLGQILFDKLGLPALKKTKTGYSTDAKVLEELAPHHEVVAKILKYRTLIKILTTYLEGLSKLVNEQTGRIHTHFNQTVTATGRLSSTEPNLQNIPIRLEEGRRVRRAFVPGKKGNLLLSADYSQIELRILAHVSKDPVLIDSFRKEEDIHRRTAAEVFGVLPEDVTPELRDRAKAVNFGIVYGISDYGLSQQLKIPRQEAKEYISRYFERLPGVRDFIHNVVEDAKKNGYVTTLLNRRRYLPDINAKNFNQRSFAERTAMNTPIQGTAADIIKLAMLRVEEALAGMDDVQMVLQVHDDLVFEVKEESLINVARLVKKQMESALELAVPLTVDVKAGLNWAEMNKVNL, translated from the coding sequence TTGAAAGAAAAGGGCACATTCCTGATTATTGACGGCAGCAGCCTGCTGTACCGCGCATTTTTTGCCCTGCCGCTATTACAGACGCGGCAGGGTTTATATACAAATGCCGTGTATGGTTTTACCTCCATGCTCTTAAAAGTGCTGGATGAGGAGAAGCCGGATTATGCAGTGGTGGCTTTTGACAAAGCGGCCCCTACTTTCCGGCATAAAGAATACAGCGAGTATAAAGGAAAGCGGGATAAAACACCGGGTGAGTTAAACGAGCAGATTTCACATGTCAGGGAAGTTCTTGCCGCTTTGCATATCCCCATTGTGGAAACAGAAGGTTATGAAGCCGATGACCTTATCGGTACCATGGCTAAAAACGCCCGGGACATAGATATCCGGCCGCTTATTGTCAGCGGTGACGCCGATATTTTTCAACTGGTGGATATCCCCGCCGAGGTGATTTATACTAAACGCGGCATTACCCAGGTGGAGCGCTACAATGAAGATAAACTGCAGGAGCGCTACGGCTTAACGGCAGAGCAGTATATTGATTTTAAAGGCTTAAAAGGGGATCCCTCCGACAATATTCCCGGAGTCCCCGGTGTGGGAGAGAAGACGGCCATTAAGCTGCTGAAGCAGTTTGGGACACTGGAGAAGATTTATGAAAATATGGATGAACTAAAGGGCAAACTGCGTGAGAACCTGACACAATATAAAGAGCAGGCTTTTTTAAGCAAAAGGCTGGCCACCATCGTCAAAGATGTGCCCATGGAAGAGAGCATTAAGGATTTTGCCAGGCAGGAACCGGACAGCGATGAGCTGCGCCGGCTTTTTGAGCAGCTGGAATTTAAGAGCCTGTTGGAGAAACTTCCCGCAGACGGGGAAAGTGAGGAAACAAAGCAAAAAGAAACTGCCGAGCCCTCTTATCTGGTGGAAGGTGAAGAAGGTTATGCCGAATTACGCGCTGCCATGGAGAAGGCCACCAAGGTGGCTGTCCTTGTTCTGCCCGTGGGTGTATCCTGGCAGGAGAAGCCGGAAGGTTTTTCTGTGGCGGTGGCGGACAAAACTTACTATTTACCTATAACCGGCGAAAATGAGCTGAGTAAAATAATGGAGCTTTTGACCGGTCATCAGGCACTCACTGTGGTTTATGACGCCAAAACCTGGCATAATCTGAGCGCAGTGGCCTCCGATACTGCTGTCTTTGACGTATCCCTTGCCGCCTACCTGTTGGATCCGCTGGAGAACGGTTATCCACCCCAAAAACTGGCTGCCAGGTACTTGGACAGAATTTTGCCTGAGGAGCCCAAAAAGAAAAAGGGCGAAGCAGTTTGTAACCGGGATTTTTCCTGTGCTGCAGTGCGCACGCTGTATGATCTTTACCCCTTGCTGGATGAAAAATTAAAAGAGGCTTCACTGGACCATCTTTATGAAGATTTGGAACTGCCCCTGGCATACACGCTGGCCAGGATGGAAAGGACCGGAGTGGCGGTGGATTTACAGGCTTTGGATGCCATGAAGACAGAATTCCGGGAGCGAATCGGCGCCTTGGAGCAGGAAATATACAGCTTGGCCGGTGAAGAGTTTAATCTCAATTCACCCAAGCAGCTGGGGCAAATCCTTTTTGATAAGCTGGGGTTGCCGGCGCTTAAAAAAACAAAGACCGGTTATTCCACCGATGCCAAAGTGCTGGAAGAGCTGGCGCCTCATCATGAAGTGGTGGCAAAAATCCTAAAGTACCGGACTCTGATTAAAATTCTGACCACATACCTGGAGGGGCTCTCCAAACTGGTGAATGAACAAACCGGCCGTATACATACTCACTTTAATCAGACTGTGACGGCAACGGGCCGGCTAAGCAGTACCGAACCCAATCTGCAAAACATTCCCATCCGCCTGGAGGAAGGACGTCGGGTGCGCCGGGCATTTGTTCCCGGGAAAAAGGGCAACTTACTTCTATCCGCCGATTATTCACAGATTGAGCTACGCATCCTGGCTCATGTATCCAAAGACCCGGTTCTTATCGATTCCTTTAGAAAAGAGGAAGATATTCATCGCCGTACAGCAGCGGAAGTGTTTGGAGTCCTGCCCGAAGATGTAACCCCTGAGCTGCGTGACCGGGCTAAAGCGGTAAACTTTGGCATTGTTTATGGTATCAGTGATTACGGCCTTTCTCAGCAGCTGAAAATCCCGCGGCAGGAAGCCAAGGAATATATCAGCCGTTATTTTGAGAGGCTGCCCGGTGTGCGGGATTTCATTCATAACGTGGTGGAGGATGCCAAAAAGAACGGATATGTGACAACCCTGCTGAACCGCCGACGCTACCTCCCTGATATTAACGCCAAAAATTTTAACCAGCGCAGTTTTGCCGAACGGACCGCCATGAATACTCCTATTCAGGGCACTGCCGCCGACATCATCAAGCTGGCCATGCTCCGGGTTGAAGAGGCGCTGGCAGGGATGGATGATGTGCAGATGGTTTTGCAGGTTCATGATGATTTGGTCTTTGAAGTAAAAGAAGAGTCCTTAATAAATGTGGCCCGGCTGGTTAAAAAACAGATGGAAAGTGCCCTGGAGTTAGCGGTGCCTCTTACCGTGGATGTAAAAGCCGGCTTAAACTGGGCTGAAATGAATAAAGTCAATTTGTAA
- the mutM gene encoding bifunctional DNA-formamidopyrimidine glycosylase/DNA-(apurinic or apyrimidinic site) lyase — MPELPEVETIRCGLEQVLPGRVFAAVEIGYGGSIKDPAAADVMTRLPGKRVTGTGRRGKYLQIFLDDDSVLVIHLRMTGQLVFNEGAAVTDKHTHVVFSFTDGSTLAFSDIRKFGTIWWVPISRLDHIKGLATLGPEPLSADFHFSYLNREVEKRTVTIKALLLNQQFLAGLGNIYADEILHRAQILPQRKARSLSRQERQHLFSAIREVLAEAIECRGTSMSDYRDSAGALGEFQNRLQVYGRRDQDCPRCQKKISRSKVAGRGTHYCTSCQH, encoded by the coding sequence ATGCCGGAATTGCCTGAAGTGGAAACGATTCGCTGCGGCCTGGAACAGGTCCTTCCCGGACGAGTGTTTGCAGCGGTGGAAATAGGTTATGGCGGCTCCATAAAAGATCCGGCAGCCGCAGATGTGATGACCCGCCTGCCGGGAAAGCGCGTTACCGGCACAGGCCGGCGGGGGAAATACCTGCAGATCTTTCTGGATGATGACAGCGTACTGGTTATACATCTGCGCATGACCGGTCAACTGGTGTTTAATGAAGGAGCGGCGGTAACAGACAAGCACACCCACGTGGTATTTTCCTTTACCGACGGCAGTACCCTGGCCTTTTCCGATATCCGCAAATTCGGTACCATCTGGTGGGTGCCCATCAGCAGGCTGGACCACATTAAAGGCCTGGCCACCCTGGGCCCCGAACCATTGTCGGCGGACTTTCATTTTTCTTATCTGAACCGGGAAGTGGAGAAGAGGACGGTAACTATCAAGGCCCTTCTTTTAAATCAGCAGTTTCTGGCGGGTCTGGGTAATATTTATGCTGATGAAATCCTGCACCGCGCCCAAATTCTTCCCCAGCGCAAGGCCAGATCCCTCTCCCGTCAGGAACGCCAGCATCTGTTTTCAGCCATCCGTGAGGTATTGGCTGAAGCCATAGAATGCCGGGGGACCTCCATGAGTGACTACCGGGATTCGGCGGGCGCTTTGGGCGAGTTTCAAAATCGTCTGCAGGTCTATGGACGCCGTGATCAGGATTGTCCCCGCTGCCAAAAAAAAATCAGCCGCAGCAAAGTGGCGGGCCGTGGCACTCATTACTGTACAAGCTGTCAACATTAA
- the ytaF gene encoding sporulation membrane protein YtaF, with protein MPFVSVIMLGMAVSFDGFGVGFAYGLRRVHIPPWSLLIICLSSALSVFVSMQAGSMIAKLFSPQIASIIGGIMLMAVGFIIIRQSLAESEAEKSRPVKSNEGRGYNYFSGVLREPTRADFDCSGVITGKEAVVLGVALAMDAFAAGFGAAMMGFAPLATSVVVGVTKLVLVSAGLCLGRRYSQSVSGERAAVFAGLALMVLGVAALLGL; from the coding sequence GTGCCGTTTGTCTCTGTTATTATGCTGGGAATGGCCGTCTCCTTCGACGGCTTTGGCGTCGGCTTTGCTTACGGGCTGCGCCGGGTACATATCCCCCCCTGGTCACTGTTAATTATCTGTTTGTCTTCTGCGCTGTCGGTTTTTGTCTCCATGCAGGCCGGAAGCATGATTGCCAAATTATTTAGTCCCCAGATAGCTTCAATAATTGGGGGAATAATGCTGATGGCAGTGGGATTTATCATCATCAGGCAGTCCCTGGCGGAGTCCGAGGCAGAAAAGAGCCGGCCTGTCAAAAGCAATGAAGGCAGAGGATATAATTATTTCTCCGGCGTACTGCGTGAACCAACCCGGGCCGACTTTGATTGCTCCGGTGTAATCACCGGTAAGGAAGCGGTGGTGCTTGGTGTAGCCCTGGCCATGGATGCCTTTGCCGCCGGTTTCGGAGCAGCCATGATGGGTTTTGCCCCGCTGGCCACATCCGTAGTGGTGGGAGTAACAAAACTGGTTCTGGTATCCGCCGGCCTGTGTCTGGGGCGGCGCTACTCCCAAAGTGTTTCCGGAGAGCGGGCTGCTGTATTTGCCGGCCTGGCGCTTATGGTACTGGGAGTTGCCGCTCTGCTTGGACTATAG
- a CDS encoding glycine betaine ABC transporter substrate-binding protein, giving the protein MRSSWKVLLGVVLVAAMLFAVTGCGTDDQSVTLGYVEWDSEIASTNVVATVLEDLGYDVELMSLSPAVMYTSLGEGDYDGMVAAWLPTTHGDYFAEIEDSVVDLGANLVGTRIGLVVPEYVDIDSIEELNENADMFDGQIVGIEPGAGLQQATEVVVEEYGLDNIELLQGSGATMAASLAEAVEHNEPIVVTGWTPHWKFARWDLKYLEDPLNIYGGDEYVHTLVRQNLEEDMPEVYSVLDNFNWTPDDMSEVMVLIEDGMNPAEAARQWVDENQDKVSEWTQ; this is encoded by the coding sequence ATGAGAAGTTCTTGGAAAGTATTGTTAGGGGTAGTTTTGGTGGCGGCAATGTTGTTTGCTGTTACCGGCTGCGGAACTGATGACCAAAGTGTGACCCTGGGTTACGTGGAGTGGGACTCCGAGATTGCCAGCACCAACGTGGTAGCAACTGTGTTGGAAGATTTAGGCTATGATGTAGAGTTGATGTCTCTTTCCCCGGCAGTGATGTATACATCACTGGGCGAGGGAGACTATGATGGTATGGTGGCCGCCTGGTTACCCACCACTCATGGCGACTATTTTGCCGAGATTGAAGACAGCGTTGTGGATTTGGGAGCTAACCTGGTGGGTACCCGTATTGGGCTTGTGGTTCCTGAATACGTTGATATCGACAGCATTGAAGAGCTAAACGAAAATGCAGACATGTTTGACGGTCAAATCGTTGGTATCGAGCCGGGTGCAGGACTGCAGCAGGCAACCGAAGTGGTAGTAGAAGAATATGGACTGGATAATATTGAACTGCTCCAGGGTTCCGGTGCCACCATGGCCGCCAGCCTGGCCGAAGCGGTAGAGCACAATGAGCCCATTGTTGTTACCGGCTGGACTCCCCACTGGAAGTTTGCCCGCTGGGACCTGAAGTACCTGGAAGATCCCCTGAACATCTATGGTGGTGACGAATATGTCCACACCCTTGTGCGCCAGAACCTGGAAGAAGATATGCCTGAAGTTTATTCCGTGTTAGATAACTTCAACTGGACTCCCGATGATATGTCGGAAGTAATGGTACTGATTGAAGACGGCATGAATCCAGCAGAAGCCGCAAGGCAGTGGGTTGATGAAAACCAGGATAAAGTAAGCGAGTGGACTCAGTAA
- a CDS encoding ABC transporter permease produces the protein MFPKIPLGDAVEWLIAMIRTNFRPVLRGMSDILSSIVSGLINLLGSVHPLILILLLSLLVWKLTNRKTALLTLFGFLLIENLGLWPDLLITFVLVLVATFISLVIGIPLGIACARSNRINSYVTPVLDLMQTMPAFVYLIPAVMFFRVGSVPAIVATFIFSVPPTIRLTNLGIRQVPTELIEAADSFGATPRQKLIKVQLPLALPTIMAGVNQCIMLALSMAVIAAMVGAGGLGRVVWSGIQTLDVGLGFEGGLAVVILAIILDRISHGLINRSKKIQEG, from the coding sequence ATGTTTCCTAAAATTCCGTTAGGCGATGCTGTAGAATGGCTTATTGCTATGATTCGGACAAACTTCCGTCCAGTTTTGCGCGGCATGTCGGATATTTTATCATCCATTGTTTCCGGGCTTATCAACCTCTTAGGATCTGTACATCCATTAATATTAATTTTACTGCTTTCCTTGTTGGTATGGAAACTTACAAACCGGAAAACAGCTCTGTTAACTCTTTTTGGTTTTCTGCTCATTGAAAATCTCGGGCTCTGGCCTGACTTGCTCATAACATTTGTGCTGGTGCTGGTTGCTACTTTCATCTCACTGGTGATCGGTATACCTCTGGGCATTGCCTGCGCCCGAAGCAACAGAATTAACAGTTATGTAACTCCAGTCCTTGATTTAATGCAGACAATGCCGGCATTTGTTTATTTAATCCCTGCCGTGATGTTTTTCAGAGTAGGCTCGGTCCCCGCAATTGTGGCCACATTCATCTTTTCTGTGCCTCCCACCATTCGCCTAACTAATCTTGGCATCCGCCAGGTACCTACGGAACTGATTGAAGCTGCAGATTCCTTTGGTGCTACACCCAGGCAAAAGCTAATAAAAGTACAGCTGCCGTTGGCATTGCCCACCATTATGGCCGGTGTCAACCAGTGTATTATGTTAGCTCTTTCCATGGCTGTTATCGCTGCCATGGTGGGAGCCGGTGGACTTGGCCGGGTGGTTTGGAGCGGCATTCAGACACTGGATGTGGGCCTGGGCTTTGAAGGCGGCCTGGCGGTGGTTATCCTCGCCATTATTCTGGATCGCATCTCGCATGGATTAATTAATAGAAGTAAAAAAATACAGGAGGGATAA
- a CDS encoding quaternary amine ABC transporter ATP-binding protein — protein sequence MSQIVIKDLYKVFGRNTKKAIELSKSGMSKDEIMRKTGMAIGLNNINLEIKQGECFVIVGLSGSGKSTLIRCINRLIAPSAGEVLIDGTDLTKLSDAELREFRRKKFGMVFQRFALFPHKTIAENVEFGLEIQDMAKEERHRIALETLETVGLKGWEEKYPNHLSGGMQQRVGLARALALDPEILLMDEAFSALDPLIKREMQDELLELQEQMQKTILFITHDLDEALKLGDRIAVMKDGYIVQVGTPEEILESPADDYVQEFVQGVDRTKVLTAEGVMKKVDVFVTPKDGPNTALKKMRDYGISTIFVLSKDKTLKGLITADAAATAIKENQQNLESILITELPVVNLETPLSDIVPISATASYPISVVNEKEQLKGIIVRGALLSGIAGKEVSDHVS from the coding sequence TTGAGCCAAATTGTTATCAAGGATTTATATAAAGTCTTTGGCCGAAATACCAAAAAGGCTATAGAACTTTCCAAATCAGGAATGTCAAAAGATGAAATTATGAGAAAAACCGGCATGGCCATCGGCTTAAACAACATTAACCTGGAAATCAAACAGGGTGAGTGTTTTGTTATTGTGGGCCTCTCAGGAAGCGGAAAATCAACTCTTATTCGTTGTATTAATCGCCTGATAGCCCCTTCTGCCGGCGAAGTCCTCATTGACGGTACGGATTTAACCAAATTAAGTGATGCGGAACTTCGTGAATTCCGCAGAAAAAAATTCGGCATGGTTTTTCAGCGTTTTGCCCTTTTTCCCCATAAAACAATTGCTGAAAATGTTGAGTTCGGATTGGAAATTCAGGACATGGCAAAGGAAGAACGCCACCGTATTGCCTTAGAAACACTGGAAACGGTTGGCCTGAAAGGTTGGGAAGAAAAATACCCCAATCATCTCAGCGGCGGCATGCAGCAGCGCGTCGGCCTGGCACGGGCTCTGGCCCTTGATCCGGAAATCCTTTTGATGGATGAAGCTTTTAGTGCCCTGGACCCCCTGATTAAACGGGAGATGCAGGACGAATTGCTGGAACTGCAGGAACAAATGCAAAAAACCATATTATTTATCACCCATGATTTAGATGAAGCTCTCAAACTGGGAGACAGAATTGCTGTAATGAAAGACGGCTACATTGTACAAGTAGGAACGCCGGAGGAAATTCTGGAATCACCTGCCGATGATTACGTGCAGGAGTTTGTCCAGGGTGTGGATCGTACCAAGGTCCTCACTGCTGAAGGGGTAATGAAAAAGGTGGATGTCTTTGTTACCCCAAAAGACGGACCCAATACTGCCTTGAAGAAAATGCGCGACTACGGCATCTCCACTATTTTTGTTTTGAGTAAGGACAAAACCCTTAAAGGCCTGATTACCGCCGATGCCGCCGCAACCGCCATCAAAGAAAATCAACAGAACCTGGAATCTATTTTAATAACGGAACTGCCTGTGGTAAATCTAGAAACACCGTTGTCTGATATTGTCCCGATTTCTGCTACTGCCAGCTATCCCATCAGTGTGGTAAATGAAAAAGAGCAATTAAAAGGTATTATTGTTCGTGGAGCTTTGCTTTCCGGCATTGCAGGAAAGGAGGTATCAGACCATGTTTCCTAA
- a CDS encoding acetoacetate--CoA ligase, with protein sequence MKQPLWKPSPERKEQTNMTDFMRLVNDRFGKNFSEYDELYAWSVENIEDFWALMWEYGGIVASKPYDRVVDNLDDMFNSEWFPGARLNFAENLLRFRDDRTAMVFKGEADEQRRISYRELYDMVARLAKSLREHGVGIGDRVAGFMPNMIETVAAMLAASSIGAIWSSCSPDFGFQGVMDRFGQIQPKVLFAANGYSYNGKKFDSLEKVSEITKSIPEVEKVVIVPYTESNPDLGGIRGAVMLDDFLAKEQGLEIEFTQLPFEHPLYIMYSSGTTGVPKCIVHGAGGTLIQHLKELILHTDLSREDTIFYFTTCGWMMWNWLVSSLAVGATVVLFDGSPFYPEPGALFKLAMDEEITVFGTSAKYISAAEQFGVKPRENYDLEPLKAILSTGSPLSVDSFHYVYRDIKEDLCLSSISGGTDIISCFALGNPNGPVYSGELQCRGLGMKVEAYDLEGKPVVGEKGELVCTAAFPSMPIYFWNDEDDKKYLGAYFETYPGIWHHGDYVEVTENGGMIFYGRSDATLNPGGVRIGTAEIYRQVEAMPQVADSLVVGQEWDNDVRVVLFVKLEDGTELSEDLIKEIKTNIRKNATPRHVPERIIQITDIPYTINGKKVEIAVKRVIHGEDVPNKDALANPEALDLYKDIPELSA encoded by the coding sequence ATGAAACAACCGCTATGGAAACCCAGTCCTGAGCGCAAAGAACAAACCAACATGACGGACTTTATGAGGTTGGTTAATGACCGGTTTGGCAAAAATTTCAGCGAATATGATGAGCTGTATGCCTGGTCTGTTGAAAATATTGAAGACTTCTGGGCATTGATGTGGGAGTACGGAGGGATTGTGGCTTCCAAACCGTATGACCGTGTGGTTGATAATTTGGATGATATGTTTAACAGTGAATGGTTCCCCGGAGCCCGGTTGAATTTTGCCGAGAACCTGCTGCGTTTTCGAGATGACCGTACTGCCATGGTTTTTAAAGGGGAAGCTGATGAACAGCGGCGTATATCGTACCGTGAACTTTATGACATGGTTGCGCGGCTTGCCAAATCGCTACGGGAGCATGGGGTAGGCATTGGAGACCGGGTGGCCGGTTTTATGCCCAATATGATAGAAACTGTGGCGGCAATGCTGGCTGCCAGCAGTATCGGGGCTATCTGGTCATCCTGTTCACCGGATTTTGGCTTCCAGGGCGTAATGGACCGCTTCGGGCAAATTCAACCCAAGGTGCTGTTTGCCGCCAACGGTTATTCGTACAACGGCAAAAAATTTGACTCCCTGGAAAAGGTGAGCGAAATAACCAAGTCCATTCCGGAAGTGGAAAAAGTGGTGATTGTCCCTTATACCGAATCTAATCCGGATTTAGGCGGAATTCGGGGAGCGGTGATGCTGGATGATTTTCTTGCCAAAGAGCAGGGGCTGGAAATAGAATTTACCCAGCTGCCCTTTGAGCATCCCCTCTATATCATGTATTCATCGGGGACCACCGGAGTTCCCAAGTGTATTGTGCACGGTGCCGGCGGCACGCTGATTCAGCATTTAAAAGAGCTGATTCTCCATACCGATCTGTCCCGTGAAGACACCATCTTTTATTTCACCACCTGCGGTTGGATGATGTGGAACTGGTTGGTCTCTTCGCTGGCGGTGGGGGCTACGGTGGTGCTCTTTGACGGCTCGCCGTTCTATCCCGAGCCTGGCGCCCTGTTTAAGCTGGCCATGGATGAGGAGATTACCGTTTTTGGCACCAGTGCCAAGTACATCTCCGCAGCGGAGCAATTTGGCGTAAAGCCCAGGGAAAACTATGACCTGGAGCCGTTAAAAGCCATTTTGTCCACCGGCTCACCTCTGTCAGTGGACAGTTTCCATTATGTTTACCGCGATATTAAGGAAGATCTGTGCCTCTCGTCCATCTCCGGCGGAACAGACATCATTTCCTGCTTTGCCCTGGGTAACCCCAATGGCCCGGTTTACTCCGGTGAACTGCAGTGCAGGGGTTTGGGTATGAAGGTGGAAGCCTATGATCTGGAAGGAAAGCCGGTGGTGGGGGAAAAGGGTGAGTTGGTTTGCACCGCAGCTTTTCCCTCCATGCCCATCTATTTCTGGAATGATGAAGACGATAAAAAATACCTGGGCGCCTACTTTGAAACGTATCCCGGCATCTGGCATCACGGCGATTACGTGGAAGTAACGGAAAACGGCGGCATGATTTTCTACGGCCGCTCAGATGCCACTTTAAATCCCGGCGGTGTAAGGATTGGTACTGCGGAGATTTACCGTCAGGTGGAGGCCATGCCCCAGGTGGCCGACAGTCTGGTTGTGGGCCAGGAATGGGATAATGACGTTCGTGTTGTTTTGTTTGTAAAACTGGAGGATGGCACCGAACTTAGCGAGGATTTGATTAAAGAAATCAAGACCAATATCCGCAAAAACGCCACCCCGCGCCATGTGCCGGAGCGCATAATCCAGATTACCGATATCCCCTACACCATTAACGGTAAGAAAGTGGAGATTGCCGTAAAGCGGGTTATCCATGGAGAAGATGTCCCCAACAAGGATGCCCTGGCCAATCCGGAGGCGTTGGATCTTTATAAAGACATCCCCGAGCTATCGGCTTAA
- a CDS encoding peptide-binding protein, whose product MRRTILYITAVLFLLIAAGCVNSTPEAEPRDLHVAALANPINLNPLFLRDAVSAEAATLLHAPLVTTDPETLEPKPRLFASWEKKGDNLVYEFTLHEDVFWSDGTPLTAKDVAFTLRAISHPDYTGWMFPLMQYIAGAEEYRQEHEGEYADGEIEGITVVDDLTLKIELKQAHAPFLTYLTFAPLPSHVLAKTRVSELEEHPYSRTAEPGVGPYLLEKWRQDEYLHVRANPDYFLGEPQIKNIYYRVITNPEAQLIELLAGKLDMIPTAVKVEDIHTLATDQEIRIQQNPRLVYDYIGMNISDEDSVLSDKKVRTALSMLLDKEGLVENLLLGYGEPLHGPLLPLHFAYDEEFTVFEENLPAARNLLVESGNGSLDLTLIVNAGNVVRENAALIFKEQAAKIGVDVTVKLLEWEAFLAAYREGDYDLVALGRGADADPDLTFHWHSESAGNTLGYKNEKVDQLLEEGAAAVDKESRSEIYRRAQQIIVEDAPIIWLYSRQAVHAVSKDLTSFTPHPEMLFYNVHEWHWPMREDD is encoded by the coding sequence ATGCGCCGGACAATTTTATACATAACGGCGGTACTTTTTTTGTTGATAGCAGCAGGATGTGTCAATAGCACGCCGGAGGCCGAGCCCAGAGATTTACATGTGGCGGCACTGGCAAACCCAATTAACCTGAACCCTTTGTTTCTCAGAGATGCGGTATCAGCTGAGGCGGCAACGCTGTTGCACGCGCCTCTGGTGACCACAGATCCGGAAACATTGGAACCCAAACCCCGTTTGTTTGCTTCCTGGGAGAAAAAAGGGGACAACCTGGTCTATGAGTTTACTTTGCATGAAGATGTTTTCTGGTCCGACGGGACTCCTCTTACTGCAAAGGATGTGGCCTTTACCCTGCGGGCGATTTCCCATCCCGATTATACCGGTTGGATGTTTCCGCTTATGCAGTACATCGCGGGAGCAGAAGAGTATCGCCAGGAACATGAGGGAGAGTATGCCGACGGGGAAATTGAGGGCATAACCGTTGTGGATGATTTGACCCTAAAGATAGAACTGAAGCAGGCTCATGCCCCGTTTTTAACGTATCTGACCTTTGCGCCGCTGCCTTCCCATGTGTTGGCAAAGACCAGGGTAAGTGAACTGGAAGAGCATCCTTATTCGCGCACGGCGGAGCCGGGGGTGGGGCCTTATCTGCTGGAAAAGTGGCGTCAGGATGAATACCTGCATGTGCGGGCAAATCCGGATTATTTTCTGGGAGAGCCGCAAATCAAAAACATTTATTACCGGGTGATTACCAATCCGGAGGCACAGCTCATTGAACTGCTGGCAGGAAAACTGGACATGATTCCCACCGCGGTGAAAGTGGAGGATATTCACACCCTGGCCACCGATCAGGAGATTCGCATTCAGCAAAATCCCCGTTTGGTCTATGATTATATCGGCATGAATATCAGTGATGAAGATTCGGTGCTCTCCGATAAAAAAGTGCGTACTGCCCTATCTATGCTTTTGGATAAAGAGGGCCTGGTGGAAAATCTGTTGCTGGGCTACGGAGAGCCTCTGCACGGGCCATTATTGCCTTTGCATTTTGCCTATGACGAAGAGTTTACCGTCTTTGAGGAGAATCTGCCGGCAGCGCGCAATCTCCTGGTGGAGTCGGGCAACGGCTCCCTGGATTTAACTCTGATTGTCAATGCGGGGAATGTGGTGCGGGAAAATGCCGCCCTCATATTTAAGGAACAGGCAGCAAAAATTGGCGTGGACGTTACAGTTAAGCTTTTGGAATGGGAGGCTTTTCTGGCTGCATACCGGGAAGGTGATTATGATTTAGTGGCTCTGGGCCGCGGTGCCGATGCCGATCCGGACCTTACCTTCCACTGGCACTCCGAAAGTGCGGGAAACACTCTGGGTTATAAAAATGAAAAGGTGGATCAGCTTCTGGAGGAAGGGGCAGCCGCCGTTGACAAAGAAAGTCGCAGTGAAATTTACCGTCGTGCTCAGCAGATTATAGTGGAGGATGCACCCATCATCTGGCTGTATTCGCGACAGGCCGTTCATGCCGTCAGCAAGGATTTAACCTCTTTTACACCGCATCCGGAAATGCTGTTTTACAATGTGCATGAGTGGCACTGGCCAATGCGGGAGGATGACTGA